The following coding sequences lie in one Stenotrophomonas rhizophila genomic window:
- a CDS encoding alpha-2-macroglobulin family protein, which yields MAGLALVASLALGIGGCNRNNSGQLPTPSGAPIAAKAEKVSEFTLVRAYPDQKGDGVSLALEFSRPLVGTQDFDALVRFAEKVGTEDSSWTLSDDGLTLRYPFVEAAKEYNLIVSPDLLAADGSRIGKELRQKVFTGELKPVAGFASQGSVLPAKDSRGLPVVSVNVQEVDVEFLRVRENQLPTFFSQYQRGGRRGSWDLDSDYDDRVPMSKLAEPVYVNRFVLGGKQNERVLTYLPTQEIKQLQEPGLYFAVMKRSGSFESEFDTAFFTVSDIGLHTRAYKDKLFVHTASLQSGAALKKIELRILDGKGEVVLKGSTDGNGNALLNYTLDASHVLIASSGADTSMLPFNQPALDLSEFAVAGRDNAWFDVFAWSGRDLYRPGETVRISALLRDNDGKPTKPQPVFLRLKQPDGKTFRETRLQPGEQGYFSFEQTIPAEAPTGRWQVEFRTNPASKEAIQGMTLRIEEFLPERMKLDLDSAQKTLKPGEPLKLIADAAYLYGAPADGNRFTARLAVAAEQSPVEALPGYFFGDPTLALPREARDIIDTEFPADGKLRQDVALPDEVKPTAPIAVVVSGSVYETGGRTVTRTLKRVMWPAPALVGVRPLFNPDDGADANSAARFEVMRVDAAGKPQPAKGLKITLVRELRDYHWTFNDNRWDYDFTRRFENKDTRTVDAGTAATTVDLPVEWGEYRLEVFDPTTGLTSRYPFRAGWSWNDDNRGLDARPDKIKLGLDKTGYKAGDKVRVTVTPPHAGKGILMVESDKMLYVQEIDAKPGSTFDIPVTAEWERHDVYITALVFRGGSAPSKITPARAVGVVHVPMDRKARQIAVGLSAPKQMRPEQTLPVTVSAPQLAGKVAHVTVSAVDVGILNITRFPVPDAAGHFFAQRRLDVDAYDIYSRVIESFDGSSGKLKFGGDMALAAMPQAKRPTARVQTVDLFSGPVKLDAKGIARIALKVPDFNGTLRVSAVVYSDDQYGKRDVETVVRAPILAEASMPRVMAPGDRSTVTLDVQNFTGTPGEFKVQVDGIGPLALGEPTRTLQLKADAKTTLSFPLTAREGYTVAKVRVRVDGNGFKVDRRYDLPVRAAWPQILRSQTRTLDPLGAVEMGSGLADGLMSDSVTARMLVSALPPIPFASALNDALKYPYGCAEQTTSKGYAALMLDEATSAMLGADGLDAKTRRERMEGAFGRLASMQVANGNFSMWGDDGYVNPWLTPYIAEFLLDAKDGGFAVPDSVLQKALNRLSEDLLSGGNQFYGEDRRENLKFANQAYSGYVLARVNRAPLGTLRALYDNERSKALTGLPLVHLGIALSLQGDHKRGDAAIAAGFAKPSSERPQYFGDYGSAVRDDALMIALLHERKLSKPGYDARAVDLGRALDARRSSSGLWLSTQEQVAIARLGKALSANQKKLVSGELAVGGEVEAIAARRLFGRSFDYAALAKGVRFTPQGEPPMFASLDVAGIPRTAPEPDSRHLGVERTWYTTDGKPWTPRALKEGEALIVRVSITPNVDMPDALLTDLLPAGLEIENFNLGDAKQWADVVVDGLNVNDRGDAATLRHEEFRDDRYVAAVKLSRGSTAKVFYLVRAVTPGTYTVPPPLVEDMYRPDLRGVGRSYPTTLTVVQP from the coding sequence ATCGCGGGCCTGGCGCTGGTCGCCAGCCTGGCCCTGGGCATCGGGGGTTGCAACCGCAACAACAGCGGGCAGCTGCCCACCCCGTCCGGCGCACCGATCGCGGCCAAGGCCGAGAAGGTCAGCGAGTTCACCCTGGTGCGGGCCTACCCCGACCAGAAGGGCGACGGCGTGTCGCTGGCGCTGGAATTCTCGCGCCCGCTGGTGGGCACCCAGGACTTCGACGCGCTGGTCCGCTTCGCCGAGAAGGTGGGCACCGAGGACAGCAGCTGGACCCTGTCCGATGACGGCCTGACCCTGCGCTACCCGTTCGTCGAGGCGGCCAAGGAATACAACCTGATCGTCTCGCCCGACCTGCTGGCCGCCGATGGCAGCCGGATCGGCAAGGAGCTGCGCCAGAAGGTGTTCACCGGCGAGCTCAAGCCGGTGGCCGGCTTCGCTTCGCAGGGCAGCGTGCTGCCGGCCAAGGACAGCCGTGGCCTGCCGGTGGTGTCGGTGAACGTGCAGGAAGTGGACGTGGAGTTCCTGCGCGTGCGCGAGAACCAGCTGCCCACCTTCTTCAGCCAGTACCAGCGCGGCGGGCGTCGCGGCAGCTGGGACCTGGACAGCGACTATGACGACCGCGTGCCGATGTCCAAGCTGGCCGAGCCGGTGTACGTCAACCGGTTCGTACTGGGCGGCAAGCAGAACGAGCGCGTGCTGACCTACCTGCCCACCCAGGAGATCAAGCAGCTGCAGGAGCCCGGCCTGTACTTCGCGGTGATGAAGCGCAGCGGCTCGTTCGAAAGCGAGTTCGACACCGCCTTCTTCACCGTCAGCGATATCGGGCTGCACACCCGCGCCTACAAGGACAAGCTGTTCGTGCATACCGCCTCGCTGCAGAGCGGCGCGGCGCTGAAGAAGATCGAGCTGCGCATCCTCGACGGCAAGGGCGAGGTGGTGCTCAAGGGCAGCACCGACGGCAACGGCAATGCACTGCTCAACTACACGCTCGATGCCAGCCACGTGCTGATCGCCAGCAGCGGTGCGGACACCTCGATGCTGCCGTTCAACCAGCCGGCGCTGGACCTGAGTGAGTTCGCGGTGGCCGGGCGCGACAACGCCTGGTTCGACGTGTTCGCCTGGTCCGGCCGCGACCTGTACCGCCCCGGTGAAACGGTGCGCATCTCCGCGCTGCTGCGCGACAACGATGGCAAGCCCACCAAGCCGCAGCCGGTCTTCCTGCGCCTGAAGCAGCCGGACGGCAAGACCTTCCGCGAAACCCGCCTGCAGCCGGGCGAGCAGGGCTATTTCAGCTTCGAACAGACCATTCCGGCCGAAGCCCCGACCGGGCGCTGGCAGGTGGAGTTCCGCACCAACCCGGCCAGCAAGGAAGCCATCCAGGGCATGACCTTGCGCATCGAGGAGTTCCTGCCCGAGCGCATGAAGCTGGACCTGGACAGTGCCCAGAAGACCCTCAAGCCGGGTGAGCCGCTCAAGCTGATCGCGGATGCGGCCTACCTGTACGGCGCGCCCGCCGACGGCAACCGCTTCACCGCGCGCCTGGCCGTGGCGGCCGAGCAGTCCCCGGTGGAGGCGTTGCCGGGCTACTTCTTCGGTGACCCCACCCTTGCACTGCCGCGTGAGGCACGCGACATCATCGACACCGAATTCCCGGCCGACGGCAAGCTGCGCCAGGACGTGGCGCTGCCCGATGAGGTCAAGCCGACCGCCCCGATCGCGGTGGTGGTGTCCGGCAGCGTGTACGAAACCGGCGGGCGCACCGTCACCCGCACGCTGAAGCGGGTGATGTGGCCGGCGCCGGCGCTGGTCGGCGTGCGTCCGCTGTTCAATCCCGATGACGGCGCCGATGCCAACAGCGCCGCGCGCTTCGAAGTGATGCGTGTGGACGCCGCAGGCAAGCCGCAGCCGGCCAAGGGCCTGAAGATCACCCTGGTGCGCGAGCTGCGCGACTACCACTGGACCTTCAACGACAACCGCTGGGATTACGACTTCACCCGCCGCTTCGAGAACAAGGACACCCGCACCGTCGACGCCGGCACCGCGGCCACCACGGTCGACCTGCCGGTGGAGTGGGGCGAGTACCGCCTGGAGGTGTTCGATCCGACCACCGGGCTGACCAGCCGCTATCCGTTCCGCGCCGGCTGGAGCTGGAACGACGACAACCGCGGCTTGGATGCACGCCCGGACAAGATCAAGCTGGGCCTGGACAAGACCGGCTACAAGGCCGGCGACAAGGTCCGCGTCACCGTTACCCCGCCGCATGCCGGCAAGGGCATCCTGATGGTGGAAAGCGACAAGATGCTGTACGTGCAGGAGATCGACGCCAAGCCGGGCAGCACCTTCGACATCCCGGTCACCGCCGAGTGGGAGCGCCACGACGTCTACATCACCGCGCTGGTGTTCCGTGGCGGCAGTGCGCCGAGCAAGATCACCCCGGCCCGTGCGGTGGGCGTGGTGCACGTGCCGATGGACCGCAAGGCGCGCCAGATCGCGGTCGGCCTGTCGGCGCCCAAGCAGATGCGCCCCGAGCAGACCCTGCCGGTGACGGTGAGCGCGCCGCAGCTGGCGGGCAAGGTCGCGCACGTGACCGTGTCGGCGGTGGACGTGGGCATCCTCAACATCACCCGCTTCCCGGTGCCCGACGCGGCCGGCCACTTCTTCGCGCAGCGCCGCCTGGACGTGGATGCCTATGACATCTACAGCCGCGTGATCGAGAGCTTTGACGGCAGCAGCGGCAAGCTCAAGTTCGGCGGCGACATGGCGCTGGCGGCGATGCCCCAGGCCAAGCGTCCCACCGCGCGCGTGCAGACCGTGGACCTGTTCTCCGGCCCGGTGAAGCTCGATGCCAAGGGCATCGCCCGGATCGCGCTGAAGGTGCCGGACTTCAACGGCACCCTGCGGGTGTCGGCGGTGGTGTATTCCGATGACCAGTACGGCAAGCGCGATGTGGAAACGGTGGTGCGCGCGCCGATCCTGGCCGAAGCCAGCATGCCGCGGGTGATGGCGCCGGGCGACCGCAGCACGGTCACCCTGGACGTGCAGAACTTCACCGGCACGCCGGGCGAGTTCAAGGTGCAGGTCGACGGCATCGGTCCGCTCGCCCTGGGTGAACCGACCCGCACGCTGCAGCTCAAGGCCGACGCCAAGACCACCCTGAGCTTCCCGCTGACCGCGCGCGAGGGCTACACGGTGGCCAAGGTGCGGGTGCGGGTGGACGGCAACGGCTTCAAGGTGGACCGCCGCTACGACCTGCCGGTGCGCGCCGCCTGGCCGCAGATCCTGCGCTCGCAGACCCGCACGCTGGACCCGCTGGGTGCGGTGGAGATGGGCAGCGGCCTGGCCGATGGCCTGATGAGCGATTCGGTGACCGCCCGCATGCTGGTCAGCGCGCTGCCGCCGATTCCGTTTGCCAGCGCGCTCAACGACGCACTGAAGTATCCCTATGGCTGCGCCGAGCAGACCACCAGCAAGGGCTACGCGGCGCTGATGCTGGACGAGGCGACCTCGGCCATGCTCGGTGCCGACGGCCTGGATGCCAAGACCCGCCGTGAGCGCATGGAAGGCGCGTTCGGCCGGCTGGCCTCGATGCAGGTGGCCAACGGCAACTTCTCGATGTGGGGCGACGACGGCTATGTGAACCCATGGCTCACCCCGTACATCGCCGAGTTCCTGCTGGATGCCAAGGACGGAGGTTTCGCGGTGCCCGACAGCGTGCTGCAGAAGGCGCTCAACCGCCTGAGCGAAGACCTGCTGTCCGGTGGCAACCAGTTCTACGGTGAAGACCGCCGCGAGAACCTCAAGTTCGCCAACCAGGCGTACTCCGGTTACGTGCTGGCGCGAGTCAACCGCGCGCCGCTGGGTACGCTGCGCGCGCTGTATGACAACGAACGCAGCAAGGCGCTGACCGGCCTGCCGCTGGTCCACCTGGGTATCGCGTTGTCGCTGCAGGGCGACCACAAGCGTGGCGATGCGGCCATTGCCGCCGGCTTTGCCAAGCCGAGCAGCGAGCGCCCGCAGTACTTCGGTGACTACGGCAGCGCGGTGCGCGATGACGCACTGATGATCGCGCTGCTGCACGAGCGCAAGCTGTCCAAGCCGGGCTATGACGCCCGTGCGGTCGACCTGGGCCGGGCCCTGGATGCACGCCGCAGCAGCAGCGGGTTGTGGTTGAGCACGCAGGAACAGGTCGCCATCGCGCGCCTGGGCAAGGCCCTGTCGGCCAACCAGAAGAAGCTGGTGTCCGGCGAACTGGCTGTGGGCGGTGAGGTGGAGGCCATCGCCGCGCGTCGCCTGTTCGGGCGCAGCTTCGACTACGCCGCGCTGGCCAAGGGCGTGCGCTTCACCCCGCAGGGGGAGCCGCCGATGTTCGCCAGCCTGGACGTGGCCGGCATTCCGCGCACCGCACCGGAGCCGGACAGCCGCCACCTGGGCGTGGAACGCACCTGGTACACCACCGACGGCAAGCCGTGGACGCCGCGCGCGTTGAAGGAAGGCGAGGCGTTGATCGTGCGGGTCAGCATCACCCCGAACGTGGACATGCCCGACGCGCTGCTCACCGACCTGTTGCCCGCTGGTCTTGAGATCGAGAACTTCAACCTGGGCGATGCCAAGCAGTGGGCCGACGTGGTGGTGGACGGGCTCAACGTCAACGACCGCGGCGATGCCGCCACGCTGCGCCACGAGGAGTTCCGCGACGACCGCTATGTGGCCGCAGTGAAGCTGTCGCGGGGCAGCACCGCCAAGGTGTTCTACCTGGTGCGCGCGGTCACCCCGGGCACCTACACGGTGCCGCCGCCGCTGGTGGAAGACATGTACCGCCCCGACCTGCGTGGGGTGGGCCGCAGCTACCCGACCACGTTGACCGTGGTCCAACCGTGA
- the pbpC gene encoding penicillin-binding protein 1C, which translates to MTSFPFKRLALRARQWLLPTLRWGTVAVLSLLLVLDLSFPPPLPKLRDTSTLVVARDGTPLRAFADADGVWRYPASIDSVSPLYLQALLNYEDRWFWRHPGINPWGLLRAGKQWLLQGRIVSGGSTLTMQVARILDPHTRTPWGKAKQMLRAVQLEVHLSKAQILALYLERAPYGGTIEGVEAASWAYLGKPAARLSQAEAALLAVLPQAPSRLRPDRHPEAAQRARDKVLERMVALGVWSRDDVDDARIEPVVTRALQPPLHAALLAQRLRSAQPRAARIESTLDIGLQRTLEERVSSYFSQLPERTSAALLVVDNRTLEARAYVGSVAFGDKQRLGHVDMVQAWRSPGSTLKPFLYGMALDDGLIHSESLMVDAPQAFGGYRPGNFDAAFNGPVSSATALRLSLNVPAVDLLDRVGSARFAARLSHAGITLRFPHGSAPNLSLILGGTGARLEDLVGAFAGFNRNGIAGRVRYTAADPVIERRLMSPGAAWITREVLESNPRPGYGSGTFDVTGRPRVAWKTGTSYGYRDAWAIGSTRHYTVGVWVGRPDGTPLPGQYGAVTALPLMFEVVDSLPRQAGDASGAPMPPNVTREAICWPTGELAERTEDALCQRRLDAFVLDGVVPPTFAERDARLWQPGRQRFNVDARSGLRVSPDCRLPHETEVREIARWPALLSPWLPLAQRHASQLPALSPDCSDDGRESGGSLHIEGLNDRATLARAPNAEHGVRLQLRALGNDNSIDWLLDGRWIARTEGARLFQRDFDETGEHTLTALASDGAWTQVRFRILR; encoded by the coding sequence ATGACGTCATTCCCCTTCAAGCGCCTGGCACTACGGGCGCGGCAGTGGCTGTTGCCCACGCTGCGCTGGGGCACCGTGGCCGTGCTCAGCCTGCTGCTGGTGCTGGACCTGTCCTTCCCGCCGCCGCTGCCGAAGCTGCGCGACACCAGCACCTTGGTGGTCGCCCGCGACGGCACGCCGCTGCGCGCGTTCGCCGATGCCGACGGTGTGTGGCGGTACCCGGCGTCCATCGACAGCGTGTCGCCGCTGTACCTGCAGGCCCTGCTCAATTACGAAGACCGCTGGTTCTGGCGGCACCCCGGAATCAACCCGTGGGGGTTGCTGCGCGCCGGCAAGCAATGGCTGCTGCAGGGGCGGATCGTGTCCGGTGGTTCCACCCTGACCATGCAGGTGGCGCGCATCCTCGACCCGCATACGCGCACGCCCTGGGGCAAGGCCAAGCAGATGCTGCGCGCGGTGCAGCTGGAAGTGCACCTGAGCAAGGCGCAGATCCTGGCGCTGTACCTGGAACGCGCACCGTATGGCGGCACCATCGAAGGCGTGGAGGCGGCCAGCTGGGCCTATCTGGGCAAGCCGGCTGCGCGGCTGTCGCAGGCCGAAGCCGCATTGCTGGCGGTGTTGCCGCAGGCGCCCAGCCGACTGCGCCCGGACCGCCACCCCGAAGCGGCGCAGCGTGCGCGCGACAAGGTGCTCGAGCGCATGGTCGCGCTGGGCGTGTGGAGCCGTGACGACGTGGACGATGCCCGCATCGAGCCGGTGGTCACCCGCGCGCTGCAGCCGCCGCTGCATGCCGCGCTGCTGGCGCAACGGCTGCGGTCGGCGCAACCGCGCGCGGCGCGGATCGAAAGCACGTTGGACATCGGCCTGCAGCGCACGCTGGAAGAACGGGTGTCGTCGTACTTCTCGCAGCTGCCCGAACGTACGTCGGCGGCGTTGCTGGTGGTCGACAACCGCACCCTGGAGGCCCGCGCCTATGTCGGTTCGGTGGCTTTCGGCGACAAGCAGCGGCTGGGCCACGTGGACATGGTGCAGGCCTGGCGCTCGCCGGGTTCCACGCTCAAGCCGTTCCTGTACGGCATGGCGCTGGATGATGGGCTCATCCATTCGGAAAGCCTGATGGTGGACGCACCGCAGGCGTTCGGTGGTTACCGCCCGGGCAATTTCGACGCGGCGTTCAACGGACCGGTCAGTTCGGCCACGGCACTGCGGCTGTCGCTCAACGTGCCGGCGGTGGACCTGCTGGACCGGGTCGGCTCGGCGCGCTTCGCCGCGCGGCTGTCGCACGCCGGCATCACGCTGCGCTTCCCGCATGGCAGCGCGCCCAACCTGTCGCTGATCCTCGGCGGCACCGGTGCGCGCCTGGAAGATCTGGTTGGGGCATTTGCCGGCTTCAACCGCAACGGCATCGCCGGCCGTGTGCGCTACACCGCGGCCGATCCGGTGATCGAACGCCGCCTGATGTCGCCGGGTGCGGCGTGGATCACCCGCGAAGTGCTCGAGTCCAACCCGCGGCCCGGGTACGGCAGCGGCACCTTCGATGTCACCGGGCGCCCGCGGGTGGCGTGGAAGACCGGCACCAGCTACGGCTACCGCGATGCCTGGGCGATCGGCAGTACCCGCCACTACACCGTGGGGGTGTGGGTGGGGCGGCCCGATGGCACGCCGTTGCCCGGGCAGTACGGCGCGGTCACCGCGTTGCCGCTGATGTTCGAGGTGGTGGACAGCCTGCCGCGCCAGGCCGGCGACGCCAGTGGCGCGCCGATGCCGCCCAACGTGACCCGCGAGGCGATCTGCTGGCCGACCGGGGAGCTGGCCGAGCGCACCGAGGACGCGTTGTGCCAACGCCGCCTGGATGCGTTCGTGCTGGACGGCGTGGTGCCGCCCACCTTCGCCGAGCGCGACGCGCGGCTGTGGCAGCCGGGGCGCCAACGGTTCAACGTGGACGCGCGCAGCGGCCTGCGGGTGTCGCCGGATTGCCGCCTGCCGCACGAGACCGAGGTGCGCGAGATCGCACGCTGGCCGGCCCTGTTGTCCCCGTGGTTGCCCTTGGCACAGCGGCATGCGTCGCAGCTGCCGGCGTTGTCGCCGGACTGCAGCGACGATGGCCGCGAAAGCGGCGGCAGCCTGCACATCGAAGGCCTCAACGACCGCGCCACACTGGCCCGCGCGCCCAATGCAGAGCATGGCGTACGCCTGCAGCTGCGCGCGCTGGGCAACGACAACAGCATCGACTGGTTGCTGGACGGACGCTGGATCGCACGCACCGAGGGCGCGCGCCTGTTCCAGCGCGATTTTGACGAAACCGGCGAGCACACCCTTACCGCGCTGGCCTCCGATGGCGCGTGGACGCAGGTCCGGTTCCGCATCCTGCGATAG
- a CDS encoding ferritin-like domain-containing protein: protein MSTPAKQSSPAPATRSTGPDGISDTATLRARARKDIEDGAITPTYSADREAVIKLLNDALATEYVCVLRYYRHYFMAKGMLADAVKGEFLEHAQQEQAHAGKLAERIVQLGGEPDLNPDTLTARSHAEYKEGKDLRDMVRENLIAERIAIDSYREMINFVGDKDTTTKRILEEILAQEEEHADEFADLLDGWIGE, encoded by the coding sequence ATGTCAACGCCAGCCAAGCAATCCAGCCCCGCCCCCGCCACCCGCAGCACCGGCCCGGACGGCATCAGCGATACCGCCACCCTGCGTGCCCGCGCGCGCAAGGACATCGAGGACGGCGCGATCACGCCGACCTACAGCGCCGACCGCGAGGCGGTGATCAAGCTGCTCAACGATGCACTGGCCACCGAGTACGTGTGCGTGCTCCGCTACTACCGCCACTACTTCATGGCCAAGGGCATGCTCGCCGACGCGGTCAAGGGTGAGTTCCTGGAGCACGCCCAGCAGGAGCAGGCACACGCCGGCAAGCTGGCCGAGCGCATCGTGCAGCTGGGCGGCGAACCGGATCTCAACCCGGACACCCTGACCGCGCGTTCGCATGCCGAATACAAGGAAGGCAAGGACCTGCGCGACATGGTCCGCGAGAACCTCATCGCCGAGCGCATCGCCATCGACAGCTATCGCGAAATGATCAATTTCGTCGGCGACAAGGACACCACCACCAAGCGCATCCTCGAAGAGATCCTGGCCCAGGAAGAGGAACACGCCGACGAGTTCGCCGACCTGCTGGACGGCTGGATCGGGGAATAA
- a CDS encoding peroxiredoxin, translating into MTIHVGDRIPEVTLKRIREGMETIDTHALFDGRRAVLFAVPGAFTPTCSARHLPGYVEHFADFRHRGIDVFCMAVNDPFVMKAWGESQHVPDGLQLLSDGNGEFTRALGLEMDASSSGMGLRSRRFALYVEDGVVRQTFIEEPGQFEVSSATYVLEHLPS; encoded by the coding sequence ATGACCATCCACGTTGGCGACCGCATTCCCGAAGTCACCCTCAAACGCATCCGCGAGGGCATGGAGACCATCGACACCCATGCCCTGTTCGACGGACGCCGGGCGGTGTTGTTCGCCGTGCCCGGTGCGTTCACGCCGACCTGTTCGGCCCGCCACCTGCCCGGCTATGTGGAGCACTTCGCCGATTTCCGCCACCGCGGCATCGACGTGTTCTGCATGGCGGTCAACGACCCGTTCGTGATGAAGGCCTGGGGCGAAAGCCAGCACGTGCCCGACGGCCTGCAGCTGCTGTCCGACGGCAACGGCGAGTTCACCCGCGCGCTCGGGCTGGAGATGGATGCCAGCAGTTCGGGCATGGGCCTGCGGTCGCGCCGCTTCGCGCTCTACGTCGAAGACGGCGTGGTGCGCCAGACCTTCATCGAGGAACCCGGCCAGTTCGAGGTGTCCTCGGCAACGTACGTGCTGGAGCACCTGCCCAGCTGA